The genomic region CTCCCACGCGGGGGAAGGCCAGAACGGCCCGGCTCGATTGCGTTCGTCGGTAGGCTGACGATGAAGAGACCTGAGGGCCTTCGATAATCAATTAAGGAGCACGTCATGAGTTCAGCCTGGGTGATACGGTCCGGAAAGTTTGGGGAACGAGACCAGTGGGCTATTAGCAATGGACTCTCTGGCGCGGGGTTCCCTGAGATTCCTGACCTCACCGGCTGCACAACAAGGGAAGACGTTGCTGAGATTGTTCGCACATCGTTCCCAGAGATCAGCGCACCATCTCTCGCGAACATTACCGGCCAGCTTTGGGCTCTGAGAGCTCGCATTCAGCCTGGCGACCTGCTCATCATGCCGCTCAAAACAACCAAACAGATAGCCATGGGCCGCGTGCGTACCGGCTACTCATACAGGGCCGATGAGCCGCTTACGTCACAGCGGCACATTGTCGAAGTCGACTGGCAGATAACAGATCTCCCCCGAACAGAGGTTAAACAGGATTTGCTGTATACCCTCGGTAGCGCGCTCTCAATCTTTGCTCCGACAAAGAACCACGCGGTCTCAAGGCTGGAGGCCATCCTTCGGACTGGCACAGACCCAGGACAGCTCCCATTCCTCCATACAGAGAGCTCAACTTCACCAGTCAGTGCTCTCGAAGATTCGCCAGACCTTGACGATGTTGACGAGCCTGAGCTACACGCGGATATCGTTGAAGTCGCCCGCGACAGAATTACTGCCCGAATTGCAGAGGAATTTGCGGGACACGATCTCACGCTCCTCATCATGTGCATCCTTGAGGCCGAAGGCTTTACCTGCACGATGGCTCCCCCCGGTCCTGACGGTGGCATTGACATCGTTGCTGGGCGGGGCTTGTTTGGGATGGACAGTCCTCGCTTGATCGTTCAGGTCAAGTCGGGATCGCAAGTTGCCGACCCCGTTGTACGAGACTTGTCAGGCGTCGTTCATTCACAGGGTGCCGATCAAGGATTGCTTGTCGCGTGGGGCGGTCTCACGAGACCGGCACGCGTTTCAATTCAAGCCCAACAGTTTCGACTCAGGGCCTGGACCGCGGATGACGTTGTTGACGCAGTCATGCGATCGTACGACAGGCTTCCCGAGGAGATTCAGACGCGCCTCCCCCTCAAGCAGGTTTGGATGCTCGCTGAGTAAACACCCAGCGGTTCTGTCTTGAACCGCTGCGAGAACCCGGCGACCAATCGAGTCGGACCATTCGGCCCTCCCCCACGCGGGGGAAGGCCAGAACGGCCCGGCTCGATTGCGTTTATGCGCCGGGATCACCGCAATTAAGTCGCAAAGCAACTTAGTGTGTGCTGAATATAGTTGTGGACAAACTATGTTTGGCTCGGCATCCTTGAGAGCATGCCCGGCGGTCACGTACCGCAAGACTCTCAATGAGGAGATGCCCCCAATGACCACGTTTGCCGTCACCTACAGCTACTCAACGGATGCCGAAAACATCGCCAAGCGAGACGCCCACCGACCAGCCCACGTCGAGTTCCTGACAACCCAGTTCAACGCACAACGGCTGCTCGTATCCGGCCCCTTTGGTCCGGAAGAAGCCCCTGGCGCCCTGTTGATCTTCAACGCCGAGAGCAAAGCCGCCCTCGAAACACTGCTCAACGCAGACCCGTTCCACGTGCAGGGCCTGATCGCCGAGCGCAACATCCGCCAGTGGAACATCTTCTTTGGCGAGATCACGCCGGCAGCCAAGTCGGCGGCGTAACCAGACCCAACCACGCACGACACCACCCCGAGGCTTCCTGGCTCGGGTCATTCCGTCGACCCGTTGAGGCCAGCCGAACTGCCAATTCAGCTACCAAACCGGCTCACCGCACTGGCCGTGGCAACCGGATTCCGGCATCATCAGCTGCTGGCAACCGACACTCAACCGTTCACTCCCGCAGCCCTACCCGCAAGGACTCTCATGCGCATCGCTCGCACCGTTTCACGCGAAACCATCAACTACGAAACAGCCGAAGACCCAACGCCTGCGGAGGGCGAGGCCCTCATCCGCATCCACAACGTGACCCTGTGCGGAACAGACCTGCACATCTGGGAGGACGACTACGCAACCGAACTCCCGATTATTCAGGGGCACGAGTTCGCGGGTGTTATCGAACAGATCAACGGAACGAGTGACCGGTTCAGTGTCGGCGACCGTATTGCGGTTTCTCCCATGTTTTTCTGCGGCGAATGCTACGCGTGCAGCATCGGCCGTGTGAACGCCTGCACCCACATGTCGGTGTACGGATGCTACGAGGACGGTTCGCTTGTTGAACTCATGAGCGTCCCCCTTGAGAAGCTCTACCCGGTGCCTGATGCCCTTCCTATGCACCTCGCCCCACTCTCAGAACCAATGAGCATCGCAATGCAGGCCGTCAACCGGGGCCGCCCCGTCGCTGGCGAAACCGCCGTTGTGCTTGGCTGCGGACCAATCGGGCTACTGGCAACGCTCTACCTCACCGAACTCGGCGTTCAGGTCATTGCCGCCGACACCGTCGAGGATCGCTGCGCGTTTGCACAGGAGTTTGGCGCGAACGAGACGTTTGTGGTTGACCCATCGGCTCCGTTTCCGAACGAACAGCAGGCGGCACGCATCGCCGAACTCACCGCAGGCCAGGGACCATCGCTCATCATCGAGGCGACGGGCCAACCGTCGTCGCTTGGCAACGCCATCCAGATGGTCGCGACCGCCGGCCGAGTCGTGCAGGTTGGCATCTCCGACAAGCTCGCGGAGCTCTCCATGCGGGTGCTCCCCGTGAAGGAGATCGATCTCATCGGCAGCCGGAACAGCCAAAACCTCATCGGCGAATCACTCGACCTGCTCGGAAGGCACGTGCCAGAGGCAACCGCGCTCGTCACCCACACGTTTGCCTTTGACAACCTCAACGCCGCTTTTGAGACCATGCGCAGCCGCGACGCTGTGGTTGGCAAGGTCCTCATCTCGATGCCAGGAGCCACAATATGATCACCACGAACCCCGAACTCCTCAACGCACGGTACGACGTCGCCGTGATTGGCAGTGGCGCGGCGGGGCTCGTTGCCGCGGTCCGCGCCGCGGATGCCGGACACAGCGTCATCGTGCTTGAAAAAGCAACGACCCTCGGCGGCACAAGCGGCCTGTCTGGCGGCGTCCTGTGGGCACCAAATAATCACCTCATGCGCGAATCCGGGTTTGACGATTCTGATGAGCAAGGCCGCGACTACCTGACCGCCGCAGCGGGTGACCGCATGTCTCCTGCCGAAATCGACTGGTACATCCAGACCTCCAAGCGGGCGGTGCAGTTTCTTGATGCCGAAACCCACGTCAGCCTCGTACCTCTCGGCCGGCCCGATTACCACGTGGAATGGCCAGGCTCAACAACGGGTGGGCGAGGCCTCGACAATAACGAGTTCAACCCTGCCGACTACGACCCTGCCATCGGCGCGCACCTTCGCAAGCCAACCTACTTTCCGCTCATCAGCATGAGCGAGCGCGACGGCCTGAACGGTTCCGCGCCGGATGCCGAGCTACTCGCGAGCAGGAAGGCAACTGGCGTGCGCACGATGGGCGGGGCGCTGGTTGGTAATCTGCTCGCTTCGGCTCTTGAGCGAGGCATCCATGTGGTGAGGGATGCGAGGGTCACCGGCCTCAGCCGGTCGGCAGATGGTGGGTGGTCGCTCACCATGCGCGACGGGGCATTCTCTCTTGCGGCCAACAACGTGGTGATCGCCTCTGGCGGTTTTGAGTGGAACGCCGAGCTTGTCTCCGCCCTCCTTCCCTTCACAATCACCCCGATTAGCGCGCCGTCAAACGAGGGCGACGGCCTCGCGCTTGGGCTCGGAGTTGGCGGCTCGCTCGACGAGCTCACGCATATCTGGGGCGTTCCGGTCATCACCCCGCCGTCGGACACCTACGACGGCAAGCAGTCTGGCCGCATGGGCAACGTCGAGATGACGCTCCCGGGTTCCATCACGGTGAATGCCGCCGGAAAACGCTTTGTCAACGAGGCGCTCAATTACCACGATCTCACCCGGGTATTTGGCAACGTTGACCCGATCACCTCCAAACCGGCAAATTCGCCAGCCTGGCTGGTGTTTGACCACCGCTTCCTGAGCAGGTATCCGGTCGCTGGTTCCACGCCCGGAACGCCAACAGAGTGGATGATTTCGGCTGAGTCTCCCGCGGAACTCGCGACCAAGCTTGGCATCCCGGCCGCGGCCTTCGAAGCGACTCTTGAGCGGTTCAACGCGGATGCCGCGGCCGGCATCGACACCGAGTTTGGCCGCGGTTCAACGCCGCAGGACATCCACCTCGGCGACGCCAACAACCTCCCGAATCCGTGCCTTGCCCCCTTGGCAACCGGCCCGTTCTACGCCGTCCCGCTACACCC from Lysinibacter cavernae harbors:
- a CDS encoding alcohol dehydrogenase catalytic domain-containing protein, with translation MRIARTVSRETINYETAEDPTPAEGEALIRIHNVTLCGTDLHIWEDDYATELPIIQGHEFAGVIEQINGTSDRFSVGDRIAVSPMFFCGECYACSIGRVNACTHMSVYGCYEDGSLVELMSVPLEKLYPVPDALPMHLAPLSEPMSIAMQAVNRGRPVAGETAVVLGCGPIGLLATLYLTELGVQVIAADTVEDRCAFAQEFGANETFVVDPSAPFPNEQQAARIAELTAGQGPSLIIEATGQPSSLGNAIQMVATAGRVVQVGISDKLAELSMRVLPVKEIDLIGSRNSQNLIGESLDLLGRHVPEATALVTHTFAFDNLNAAFETMRSRDAVVGKVLISMPGATI
- a CDS encoding YciI family protein, which encodes MTTFAVTYSYSTDAENIAKRDAHRPAHVEFLTTQFNAQRLLVSGPFGPEEAPGALLIFNAESKAALETLLNADPFHVQGLIAERNIRQWNIFFGEITPAAKSAA
- a CDS encoding FAD-dependent oxidoreductase, giving the protein MITTNPELLNARYDVAVIGSGAAGLVAAVRAADAGHSVIVLEKATTLGGTSGLSGGVLWAPNNHLMRESGFDDSDEQGRDYLTAAAGDRMSPAEIDWYIQTSKRAVQFLDAETHVSLVPLGRPDYHVEWPGSTTGGRGLDNNEFNPADYDPAIGAHLRKPTYFPLISMSERDGLNGSAPDAELLASRKATGVRTMGGALVGNLLASALERGIHVVRDARVTGLSRSADGGWSLTMRDGAFSLAANNVVIASGGFEWNAELVSALLPFTITPISAPSNEGDGLALGLGVGGSLDELTHIWGVPVITPPSDTYDGKQSGRMGNVEMTLPGSITVNAAGKRFVNEALNYHDLTRVFGNVDPITSKPANSPAWLVFDHRFLSRYPVAGSTPGTPTEWMISAESPAELATKLGIPAAAFEATLERFNADAAAGIDTEFGRGSTPQDIHLGDANNLPNPCLAPLATGPFYAVPLHPGALGTAGGLRVNLDGQALDFNSTPIEGLYAAGNCSATAFRDAYPGGGATLGSAITRGFAVGEHLAAQRS
- a CDS encoding restriction endonuclease — protein: MSSAWVIRSGKFGERDQWAISNGLSGAGFPEIPDLTGCTTREDVAEIVRTSFPEISAPSLANITGQLWALRARIQPGDLLIMPLKTTKQIAMGRVRTGYSYRADEPLTSQRHIVEVDWQITDLPRTEVKQDLLYTLGSALSIFAPTKNHAVSRLEAILRTGTDPGQLPFLHTESSTSPVSALEDSPDLDDVDEPELHADIVEVARDRITARIAEEFAGHDLTLLIMCILEAEGFTCTMAPPGPDGGIDIVAGRGLFGMDSPRLIVQVKSGSQVADPVVRDLSGVVHSQGADQGLLVAWGGLTRPARVSIQAQQFRLRAWTADDVVDAVMRSYDRLPEEIQTRLPLKQVWMLAE